DNA from Patescibacteria group bacterium:
CAATGTTTTTGATTTCCGTGTCCAAGAGCACCCCAAACTCCGAACCGAATTCATTAATCATCTCGTTGTAAATCTGCAAAACCTTTTTTGTCTTGGCGCCCTGATCCACGGCTTCGGAAATAATCTCCGCGAGCGGCACCATGCTCCGGTACGGAACCGCGCCCTCCGGACGCCTTCCCTCGGCATTGTCCGCCAAGTTATCCACACGGTTCAACACTCCGAGCGTCAGCTTCTTGCCGCATTTCGGACAAATTTCTTTGTTTTTCTTGGTTTCGGCCGGCTTGAAGCGCACGCCGCACTCGCGATGGCCGTCATAATGGTATTTTCCCTCTTCCGGGTAGAACTCAATGGTATAAAGAAATTTCTTTGTATCGCGTTTGCGCAGAATATCAAAGATATTATTATAATTTATGTCATCAAGCTCAAAAACATTGGCTTCGCGGCCCAGATTTCCCGGACTATGCGCATCGGAATTGGAAACCAGCATGATATTATCGAGTTTTGAACACCGCCAGTTCATTGCCGGGTCGCTTGAAAGCCCGGTTTCAATCGCGTGGATATGCGGCGCGAGCTCGTCAAAACACTCTTCGATGGAATCGTAGCCGCTTTTTGATCCGAAAATCGCAAACCACGGCGTCCAGGCATGAGCCGGAATGAGCATCGCTTCATCCGTGATGTCCAAGAGCATCTGCAATATCTCTTTAGAAGTAACGCCGACAATCGGCCGGCCGTCAGAGCGCAGGTTGCACCCGCGTTTCTCAAGAGCCGCGATAAATTTCTCAATCGCCGCGATGCTCGGGAGATAAATATTGTGATGCACGCGCCGCACGGCCCCTGACTTTTTATAAATGCAGGATATTTCCGTGCCCAAAATAAATTTGGTCGAAGATTTTTTATTTTTTAACTCAAAAATGCCCGGACCGCATTCCGCGAGTTCGGATTTGATTGATTCAATCCACGCGGGATAAGTAAAATCCGCGGTTGAAACAACCTGAATCCCTTTTTTCTCGCACCCGGCGGCAATGTTCGCAAGCGTCAGCTCCGGCGAGCAGGAGCGGGAGTATTTTGAATGGATATGGAGATCGGCAATGACGCGCATATTACAATTTCTTGTTCATCATAAGCATGTACGGCTTAAGTCCCCATTTCTTATAAAATTTTATTGCATGGACATTATTCGCAACCACATTAAGCTGCAAAAATTTGACTCTTCCCATCTTAAACCACTTAAGGGTATCCTTCCATAAAAGATCGGAAACTCCCTTACCGCGATATTTCGGAATAACGAATATCTGCGCCAAATGTCCGATTAGCAGCTTTCGATCGTCAGGATAGTTTCTGATTCCCGCCAAGAGATACCCCACCGGCGCGGTGTCGTCTACCGCCACGATAAAATAAGTCTTTCTCTGCCTCGCCCACTTTAAAAACTTTTTCCTTGACGTCGATCTTGAAAAAGCAACAAAACTCGGATCGATTTTTCTAAAAAGCGGCCGATGAAAAGCCCAAATTCCGGCGGTCAACTTCTTCATCGCCGGCCAATCGCTTGCTTTAACTTTTCTTATTTTTATATTCATATTACCACTATAATAACTCAAAATATCCAAAAAAGCCAATCAAAAAATCCGTAGAGGCATACTGCAATGCGCTCCTATGGACATTCTCATAATCCGATATTATATATTTTGGCCAAATTTTGAATCGTAGGGGCCGACCCCTGTGTCGGCCCAGGTAGCCACCGCGCCCAACGGTTACCTAGCCGGGGCGGACGCGGGGGTCCGCCCCTACACGCCGACAACATCCTCTGCGATATTTAACAGGGCGACCGCAAGGGTCGCCCCTACATACGAATCTTTGAGATACAAAAAATCACCCTTACGGATGATTTTTTGATAATCCCGGCAATGACCTACTTTTCCGGACGCTAGGCGTCCAGTAACATCGGCGCTGGAGGGCTTAACTACCGTGTTCGATATGGGAACGGGTGTGGCCCCTCCGCGAAAATCACCAGGGTTGAGATATGGATTAAGCATCCATAATTCAACCCAAGCGACTTTATAATTTTTCACGCGGGTATTTAAAGCCGATGATTTTCAATGTGCCGACCCTTTCGATATGCCTGTCCGCCGAAGCGAAGCGTAGGCGGAGGAACGGGTGTGGCCCCTCCGCGAAAATCACCAGGATAAATAAGTAAAATAAATTTACTTATCCGCCTGACGACTTTAACAATGACGAATAAACTCACTAAAAAGCTTGAATGGTTGTAGAAATTGACCGATTAGTATTCCTCGGCTCAATCCCTTACGGGACTTACACCTGGAACCTATCAACCTCCTCATCTCGAAGGAGTCTATAATGAAATCTAATCTTAGGGACAGCTTCGCGCTTATATGCTTTCAGCGCTTATCCAAACCGAACGTAGCTACCCAGCGATGCCCTTGGTAGGACAGCTGGTACACTAGAGGTTCGTTCACCTCGGTCCTCTCGTACTAGAGGCGAGACCCTTCAAATTTCGACGCCCATGGTGGATAGGAGACCGACATTCTGTTACTTTGCCAAACCACATCCGTTTTCAACCGGTGCTCTGTGGTGATTCCGACTTTCGTCGGAACTCTGCATGTCGCCATGCAGTTCGGACTATATCTTATCCCGATATATTTCGGAATTTCGGCATATAGTCTCTGAGGATTTCAAGGAATCTAATACAATTTTCTTATTAATTTTTCGGTATTTACCGGCGCAATTCATACTGTAAGCAAAGCAAATAATTCTTTTAGCGCCATCAATGGTTGAGTGATCTGCATTCTCCATCATATCCACTATGCGCTTAAAAATTACCATTGCGTCATGTTTCTTTGAAATTAAAGGATACTTCTCGAAAAATGGAATTATCGTCTTTCTTAAGTCATTCCTATTTCTAACCACATACACCAGCGTATCATCTTTTTTATTTCGAGCGTGATTATTTTTGATATAGCCACAACCGAAATAATTTTTAATCGCTTCCAGAGTTTCTTTACGCAAATAACTCTGATTTATGTGGAATTCAGGAATGAATTTAAGACCTGTTTTCATTTTTGCGTCTTTATAAATCGCAATATGAAAAGTTCCTTCGCCTTCAACGAAACCGGTAATATACCATGGATTTAGATTCTTCGATCTTTCCTGCTGATTATCTGCACTCATCACTTTTTTACTTTAATATATATATTATATCAAAGTAGTGTGAGATTCACAAGCCTCACTCCTTTTTGAGGCTCTCCAGACTTTCCAGCATTTAGCCGAATTTATAGACAGCACGATCTTCATACTGTCTCACGACGTTCTGAACCCAGCTCGCGTACCGCTTTAATTGGCGAACAGCCAAACCCTTGGGACCTTCTCCAGCCCCAGGATGCGATGAGCCGACATCGAGGTGCCAATCTCCGTCGTCGATATGGACTCTTGGACGGAATCAGCCTGTTATCCCCGGAGTAGCTTTTATCCGTTGAGCTCCCGCCGTCCTACTTCGAACGGTCGGATCACTAACTTCTGCTTTCGCAACTGCTCGACTTGTAGGTCTCGCAGTAAAGCCGACTTATGCGTTTGCACTTTCAGCCCGATTTCCATCCGGGCCAAGTCGACCTTTGTAAACGCCTCCGTTACTTTTTAGGAGGCAACCGCCCCAGTTAAACTACCCACCAGTTACTGTCTCCCAAACCGGATTCACGGTTCGAGATTAGAATACACACAACACAAGGGTGGTATCTCACTGTTGTCCCGAAGGACTCCCACCTATTCTGAACATGCGGAGCATGTATCCAATAACAAGTTATAGTAAAGCTTCACGGGGTCTTTTCGTCCAGCCATGGGTAAATCGCATCTTCACGACTCTTGTAATTTCACCGAGTCCCTCGTTGAGACAGTCCCCCAGTCGTTATGCCATTCGTGCAGGTCGGAACTCGCCCGACAAGGAATTTCGCTACCTTAGGACCGTTATAGTTACGGCCGGCGTTCATCCGCGCTTAAGA
Protein-coding regions in this window:
- a CDS encoding endonuclease Q family protein codes for the protein MRVIADLHIHSKYSRSCSPELTLANIAAGCEKKGIQVVSTADFTYPAWIESIKSELAECGPGIFELKNKKSSTKFILGTEISCIYKKSGAVRRVHHNIYLPSIAAIEKFIAALEKRGCNLRSDGRPIVGVTSKEILQMLLDITDEAMLIPAHAWTPWFAIFGSKSGYDSIEECFDELAPHIHAIETGLSSDPAMNWRCSKLDNIMLVSNSDAHSPGNLGREANVFELDDINYNNIFDILRKRDTKKFLYTIEFYPEEGKYHYDGHRECGVRFKPAETKKNKEICPKCGKKLTLGVLNRVDNLADNAEGRRPEGAVPYRSMVPLAEIISEAVDQGAKTKKVLQIYNEMINEFGSEFGVLLDTEIKNIEKKFGDMIAEAVARARDGRLIINPGYDGEYGTVKLFSDEEKLSKKPSQKALF
- a CDS encoding GNAT family N-acetyltransferase, with product MNIKIRKVKASDWPAMKKLTAGIWAFHRPLFRKIDPSFVAFSRSTSRKKFLKWARQRKTYFIVAVDDTAPVGYLLAGIRNYPDDRKLLIGHLAQIFVIPKYRGKGVSDLLWKDTLKWFKMGRVKFLQLNVVANNVHAIKFYKKWGLKPYMLMMNKKL